One Coraliomargarita parva DNA segment encodes these proteins:
- the chrA gene encoding chromate efflux transporter — MGHTESLLQIFWIYFRLGCICFGGPVAHLGYYKEEFINRRQWLSESRFAELLNLCQFIPGPSSSQLGFCVGWHRAGLAGACVAWLGFTLPSVLLMIGFAYGLQAFEAEAEPVIRGLLVAAVAVVGKAVLDLGRKLCPDPGRVLLATVCATAIVLLPGIYMQIASILCGGLFGNLFYRKTIADGHFEPVQAKGSHRFALTALSIFAGLLLLSLLTPPAAPGGLYALHYRAGALVFGGGHVVLPLLSDSVVGGGLLSNANFLAGYSAAQAVPGPLFTFSAFIGTAASPFHPHWLSGLLAVLAIFLPGILLVLALVPYWDRIRHRLWARAGLLGANAAVVGLLLAAFINPVFRHGIHNWIDACLAALAFVGLYKLKLPPWSIVLGCGLVGSLIY; from the coding sequence ATGGGCCACACCGAATCTTTGCTACAGATCTTCTGGATCTATTTCCGGTTGGGCTGTATTTGCTTCGGAGGGCCGGTCGCCCACCTCGGCTACTACAAGGAGGAATTCATCAATCGCCGCCAGTGGCTCTCGGAGTCACGCTTTGCCGAGCTACTGAACCTTTGCCAATTCATCCCCGGCCCCTCCAGCAGCCAACTGGGCTTTTGTGTGGGCTGGCACCGCGCCGGACTGGCGGGTGCCTGCGTCGCCTGGCTCGGCTTCACCCTGCCTTCCGTCCTGCTCATGATCGGCTTTGCCTACGGGCTGCAGGCCTTCGAAGCAGAAGCCGAACCCGTTATCCGGGGCCTGCTGGTGGCTGCGGTCGCCGTTGTCGGCAAGGCCGTACTCGATCTGGGACGCAAGCTTTGTCCGGACCCCGGCCGCGTGCTGCTCGCCACCGTCTGCGCGACCGCCATTGTCCTGTTGCCGGGCATCTACATGCAGATTGCCTCCATCCTCTGTGGCGGACTCTTCGGCAACCTATTCTATCGCAAAACCATTGCCGACGGGCATTTCGAGCCGGTCCAGGCCAAAGGGAGCCACCGCTTCGCCCTGACCGCCCTCTCCATCTTCGCCGGCCTCCTACTGCTTTCGCTCCTGACCCCGCCGGCCGCTCCCGGCGGACTCTATGCACTCCACTACCGGGCCGGCGCCCTGGTGTTCGGAGGCGGCCATGTCGTCTTGCCCCTCCTCAGCGACAGTGTCGTGGGCGGCGGACTCCTCAGCAACGCCAACTTCCTCGCCGGTTACAGTGCCGCCCAAGCGGTCCCCGGCCCGCTCTTCACCTTCTCCGCCTTCATCGGCACCGCTGCCAGCCCATTCCACCCGCACTGGCTGAGCGGACTCCTCGCCGTACTCGCGATTTTCCTGCCAGGAATCCTCCTCGTCTTGGCGCTCGTACCCTACTGGGACCGGATACGCCACCGGCTCTGGGCCCGCGCCGGTCTCCTCGGTGCCAATGCGGCCGTCGTCGGCCTGCTCCTTGCCGCCTTCATTAACCCCGTCTTCCGCCACGGCATCCACAACTGGATCGATGCCTGCCTCGCCGCCCTCGCCTTTGTCGGCCTGTACAAGCTGAAGCTGCCTCCCTGGTCGATCGTCCTGGGCTGCGGCCTGGTGGGTTCCCTCATCTATTAG
- a CDS encoding nucleoside hydrolase — translation MHKIITLTLIACACLSRVDAKRKVIIDQDAFEGPGMQPMLMLLQSPDVEVLGITTVSGDGWQPEETARTLRMLELIDRTDIPVIGGATYPLVNSKALTELREQRYGKLGYKGAWTETWPTSDEMTRADYHGPDVIPPFEEGHPSIQPSPGTAAEFMIEQTLKYPGEVTIIAMGPMTNLALAQRLDYKFASRVKELSLMGGNFNRPLYTKHSSFALQSAYAPRMSFNYIWDPEAAHIVHTSPFPKITLVTGDSSEKIFGTQALLDQIASSGSKVAQYVDQIAKAGFPLWDEVQAAVWLHPDIVTASNTVWIGVDTMPGPNYGAILTWPEESTPGLGERPVEVIYSVDPDSMADLFVDLLSR, via the coding sequence ATGCATAAAATCATCACCCTCACCCTCATCGCTTGCGCCTGCCTATCCCGTGTCGACGCAAAACGCAAAGTCATCATCGACCAGGACGCCTTCGAAGGTCCGGGCATGCAGCCCATGCTCATGCTCCTACAGTCGCCGGACGTCGAGGTACTCGGAATCACCACGGTCAGCGGCGACGGCTGGCAACCGGAAGAAACGGCGCGCACCCTGCGCATGCTCGAACTGATCGATCGCACGGACATCCCGGTGATCGGCGGGGCCACCTATCCGCTGGTGAACAGCAAAGCACTCACCGAGCTGCGCGAACAGCGCTACGGCAAGCTCGGGTACAAGGGCGCGTGGACCGAAACCTGGCCTACCAGCGACGAGATGACGCGAGCCGACTACCACGGCCCCGACGTCATTCCTCCCTTCGAAGAAGGCCACCCGAGCATCCAGCCGTCCCCGGGCACTGCGGCGGAGTTCATGATTGAACAAACCCTGAAATACCCGGGCGAGGTGACCATCATCGCCATGGGGCCAATGACTAATCTCGCATTGGCCCAACGTCTCGACTACAAGTTCGCAAGCCGGGTCAAAGAACTAAGTTTAATGGGCGGCAACTTCAATCGCCCCCTCTACACGAAGCACAGCTCGTTTGCACTCCAAAGCGCCTACGCGCCTCGCATGAGCTTCAACTACATATGGGATCCGGAGGCGGCTCACATCGTGCACACCAGCCCGTTCCCCAAAATCACACTTGTAACAGGCGATAGCTCCGAAAAGATCTTTGGCACTCAGGCACTCCTCGACCAGATCGCATCGAGCGGCAGCAAGGTCGCCCAATATGTCGACCAGATCGCGAAAGCCGGCTTTCCCCTCTGGGATGAAGTCCAGGCCGCGGTCTGGCTCCATCCGGATATCGTGACCGCGAGCAACACCGTCTGGATCGGGGTCGACACCATGCCCGGCCCGAACTATGGAGCGATACTGACATGGCCGGAAGAAAGCACCCCCGGCTTGGGCGAACGCCCTGTCGAGGTGATCTACAGCGTCGACCCAGACAGCATGGCAGACCTGTTCGTCGACCTCCTCAGTCGCTAA
- a CDS encoding sialate O-acetylesterase, with protein sequence MKQKTAKILILSLCTSAISMAEVSMPNIFGSHMVLQRELANPVWGKADPGESVTVKIGDQSHATKADADGKWKLKLEPMEAGGPYEMTVSGSNTLSFEDVQIGDVWFCSGQSNMEFAVKNTYNGEVEVASATNPKIRLITVPRVGTQEPKDNFNGRWAVCSPQTVGDFSAVGYFFGRRIQEATGVPIGLVDNSWGGSAIEAWIDRDTLKATGVCDDYIGNSDKACAEMTDEIYAQRKAEYNAKMEEWNKTKKGSKPRWPSDPRYNQHRPANIFNGVLNPTIGYGLKGIIWYQGEANSSRAKAYQTLFPTMIQMMRDDWGQGDFPFYWVQLADFTKEQTEPSEGGWAGLREAQTMTLDALLMTGEAVIIDLGEGRDIHPRDKQTVANRLVRHALANDYGFDMAAASPRFDGMNIEGNKVSLKFKNIDKGLYSFDTTKIEGFAIAGADKEFVWADAKITGKDTLEVSSEAVAEPVAVRYGWATNPVVNLYDRNGLPVTPFRTDNGSE encoded by the coding sequence ATGAAACAGAAAACTGCTAAGATTCTGATCCTTAGTCTCTGCACCTCCGCTATCAGTATGGCGGAGGTCTCGATGCCGAACATTTTCGGCAGCCATATGGTGCTCCAGCGCGAGCTGGCCAACCCCGTCTGGGGCAAGGCTGACCCCGGCGAATCCGTCACTGTAAAAATCGGCGACCAAAGCCACGCAACCAAGGCCGACGCCGACGGTAAATGGAAGTTAAAGCTGGAACCAATGGAAGCCGGCGGTCCCTACGAAATGACTGTCAGCGGGAGCAACACCCTAAGCTTCGAGGATGTCCAAATCGGCGACGTCTGGTTCTGCTCAGGCCAATCCAATATGGAATTTGCCGTTAAGAATACATATAACGGAGAAGTCGAAGTTGCTTCAGCCACGAATCCCAAGATCCGCTTAATCACAGTGCCTCGTGTCGGCACCCAGGAGCCGAAGGATAATTTCAATGGGCGTTGGGCAGTCTGTTCCCCTCAAACAGTTGGTGACTTTTCAGCAGTCGGCTACTTCTTCGGACGCCGCATTCAGGAAGCGACCGGAGTGCCGATCGGTTTAGTCGACAATTCCTGGGGCGGCTCCGCGATTGAGGCATGGATCGACCGCGACACACTCAAGGCCACCGGCGTCTGCGACGACTATATCGGAAATTCGGATAAAGCCTGCGCGGAAATGACCGACGAAATCTACGCCCAGAGAAAAGCCGAATACAATGCCAAGATGGAGGAGTGGAACAAAACAAAGAAAGGCTCGAAACCACGCTGGCCCAGCGATCCCCGCTATAACCAGCACCGTCCAGCCAACATTTTCAACGGCGTGCTGAATCCAACGATTGGATACGGCCTTAAGGGCATCATCTGGTATCAAGGCGAGGCCAATTCCAGTCGGGCCAAAGCCTATCAAACACTCTTCCCCACCATGATCCAAATGATGCGGGACGACTGGGGCCAAGGCGACTTCCCCTTCTACTGGGTGCAGCTGGCGGATTTCACCAAAGAGCAAACGGAGCCATCCGAAGGCGGCTGGGCTGGGCTGCGTGAAGCTCAAACCATGACCCTTGATGCCCTGCTCATGACGGGCGAGGCAGTCATCATCGATCTCGGCGAAGGACGCGACATCCACCCGCGTGACAAGCAAACCGTCGCCAACCGTTTGGTGCGCCATGCACTGGCCAATGATTACGGCTTTGATATGGCGGCAGCTAGCCCACGCTTCGACGGCATGAACATCGAAGGTAACAAAGTGAGCCTGAAGTTCAAAAACATCGACAAAGGCCTCTACAGTTTCGACACCACAAAGATAGAGGGATTCGCCATTGCCGGAGCCGACAAGGAATTCGTCTGGGCCGACGCAAAAATCACCGGCAAAGATACCCTCGAGGTATCGAGCGAAGCAGTCGCCGAGCCCGTCGCCGTCCGCTACGGTTGGGCCACAAATCCGGTGGTCAACCTCTATGATCGCAACGGTCTCCCAGTCACTCCCTTCCGCACGGACAACGGGAGCGAATAA